GTCGGGTTCGAGTAGCGCGAGTAGATGAAGCCGGGGTCCTCGCCCTTGAACCGCGCCTCGCACTCCTCGGCGCTGTTGTAGACATAGCCCTGGGTCAGAAACAGCGCCTCCGACGTCTCGCCATATTGCGAGCGCAGGGTGCCGGAATGGACCAGGCGGGTTTCGGGACGGTAGTGCGTGGTGGACGCCGGGGACTTCGACATAGGATCTCCTCTGCGTGACCATCGAAAATGGTCACAAAAAAACCGGCCTGGAAATATCCACGGGCCGGGATCACAGAGGTCCCCGGCCTGTTTAGCGACTTATTTAACGTGGCTGCAAGCCGGCCGGCTCAAATCACCACGGGATAAGTGATGCTCATATTCCGCAATGGCCTTTCCGTCAAGGCGTCCATCGGATAGCCGTAAAAGGCTCGTATTTCCGGCATGTCCGGATGCGCTTGCCCCCTGATGAGGACCCCCGGTTGAGTTTCACGATCGCCGCCGACGCCAATGGTATCCTGCCCGACCGCATGATCGCGGCGATGGCGGAGGCAGGCCTCATCCTGCCCGCATACGATTTCGTCGAAAGTCAGATCCAGCCGGCGAGCCTCGATTTGCGCCTCGGCGACATCGCCTATCGCGTACGCGCGAGCTTCCTGCCGGGCCCTGGCGCCACCGTCGCCGAGCGCATCGACCAGTTGAAGCTGCACGAGTTCAGCCTCGCCGACGGCGCGGTGCTGGAGACCAACTGCGTCTATATCGTGCCGCTGCTGGAAAGCCTCGCGCTGCCGCCGGAGATCGTCGCGGCAGCCAATCCGAAAAGCTCGACCGGTCGGCTCGACGTCTTCACCCGCGTGATCGCCGACGGCACCCGCCGCTTCGACATGATCGGTGCCGGCTATCACGGCCCGCTCTATGCCGAGATCAGCCCGAAGACATTTCCGGTGCTGGTGCGCGAAGGCTCGCGCCTGTCGCAGGTGCGCTTCCGCACCGGTGATGCCATCCTCAATGCCGACGAACTCGATGCGCTGCATGGCGCCGAGCGTCTCGTCGATATCGACGATGCCGATCTCGCCGGCGGCGTCGCCGTCTCCGTCGATCTCTCCGGCGAGAAGGGCTCGGGCTTCGTCGGCTACCGCGCCAAGCGCCACACAGGTGTGGTCGATGTCGATCGCCGCTCCGGCTATGCGGTGGAAGATTTCTGGGAGCCGATCTCGGCCCGTCCCGACGGCAGCCTGATCCTCGATCCCGGTGAGTTCTATATCCTCGCCTCCAAGGAAGCCGTGCAGGTGCCGCCCGATTACGCCGCGGAGATGGTGCCGTTCGATCCCTTGGTCGGCGAATTCCGCGTGCACTATGCCGGATTCTTCGATCCCGGCTTCGGCTATGCCGGCGCCGGCGGCCAAGGCGCGCGCGCCGTGCTGGAGGTGCGCTCGCGCGAGGTGCCGTTCATCCTCGAGCACGGCCAGATCGTCGGCCGTCTCGTCTATGAGAAGATGCTCGCCCGCCCCGACGCCATGTACGGCCAGCGCATCGGCTCCAACTACCAGGCGCAGGGGTTGAAGCTGAGCAAGCATTTCCGGGTGTAGGTAGCCGCCACACCCCAAGCTGTCATTCCCCGCGAAGGCGGGGAGTCCGGTACGCCGCGGCTTCTCGATTCGATCACGATCGTCTCTGGAATACTGGATCGCCCGGTCTTCGCCGGGCGATGACAGCGAATGAGTGCCCCGTTGCGTCGCCTCACGGCCGATGACACACTCCCGCAAAACAACAAGCCGGGGAGCGAACATGACCGCAGCGGACACCGCGCAGGACGTGCAATGGAAACGCTGGCGCGCGGTCGCCGACCTCTATCACGCTTACTTCACCGGCCTCATCCTCACCGTGGTCACGCGGCGCGGCACGGCGGGTGCCGCTGAGTTCGTCTTTCGCGTGTTCCGCCGACAGCAGCAGGAGCGCTTCCTGCCGGGCTTGCAAAAGCTCGGCCTCAGCCATCTGCCGCCGGCGGTGGCGGCGGCGCAATATCACTACCTCTCCAACTGGATCGGCGGCGTGCATGTCGAATACATGTATGAGAGCGACACCAAGGCCTGGATCCGCTATCCGCCGCCGCGCTGGATCTGGAAGGGCGCCGCGATCTGCGGCGTGCCCGGCGAGGTCTCGCGTGCGATGCTGCGCGGCTGGCACGCCAATAACGGCGTCGCGCTCGGCGATCTCCGCCTCGGCTTCGTCTGCACCAAGCAGAGCGTTGATGGCCAGGACGGGCTCGAAGGCTATTACCATCAATACGACCATCCGCTCGAGCTCGACCAGCGCCTGGTGTTCGCGCGGCATCTCGAAGCCCCTACGTTCGACGCGAAGACCGCACCGGCTTTGCCGGTGTCGAGCTGGCCGAAACCGCGCCTCGAAAAGGCCTATCGCAACTACGCGATGGAGTACGTGCGCACGGCGGCACCGGTGATGGTGCAGCTGTTCGGGCCGGAAGATGCCGGCTATCTGCTGCACCTCACCGGCAAGCTGATCGGCATGCAGTATTACGATGAGGTCGCAGCCGCACTGTTGACGACACGCGGTGGCGCCAACGAATTCGCGTCCTTCCTCAACGCGCTGTTCGCCGCGCAGGACGATGCGGCCGAGACCACGCAATCCGAAGGCACGTTCGAAATCCGTCAGCAGAGTTGGAAGCTGATGGATGACGTCGCCGACTCTCACCGCGCTTGCGCCAAGGTGCTGGAGGGGCTGTTCGAAGGGCTCGCTGCCGGATGCGGCCGGCACATCGGCGTGCACCTGCGCCCGACGGCGGGCGGCCGACCGCCGCTGGTCTGGACGGTTGGGTAATTCCACCGCTTGAAATGCGCTGCCGCAATGCACGCCTGCAGCTAGCGCAGGAGGAATCGGGGCCTGCCGTGCTAACAAGGCTCACCGCGCTTTCCGCGCGAGGAAATTGATTAACACACGTATGCATTGCCGCGCCGCAAATGGCGCTGTTGCCCGGGAGAGGAAATGACGGACATCGCCGAGATCCCGGTCGATGAGCAGGAACGTCCGCTGCCGCCGCCGCCGCGCCCCGCACGGAGCGCGCTGACCGACGGGCCGATCCTGCGCACCCTGCTCTCCCTTGCCTGGCCGAACGTGGTCGCGCTGTCCGCCGGCACCTGCGTGGTGATCGCGGAGACCTCCTATATCGGGCGTCTCGGCGTGGAAGCGCTGGCTGCGATAGCGCTGGTGTTTCCGACAGTGATCCTGACCATGACCATGTCGGGCGGCGCCATGGGTGGCGCCGTGGCCTCGGCCATCGCCCGTGCGCTCGGCGCCGGCGATCGCGAGCGCGCCGGGACGCTCGCCGCGCATGCGCTCCTGATCGGCATCACCTTCGGCCTCGTGTTCATGCTGGGCATGCTGATCTTCGGGCCCCAGGTGCTCACGATGCTCGGCGGCCGCGGCGATGTGCTGGCGCATGCGATCGCCTATACGCAGGTGTTTTTCGGCGGCGCGGTGCTGCCCTGGTTGCTCAACACCATGGCGGGCGTGCTGCGCGGCACCGGCAACATGAAGCTGCCGTCGCTTCTCATTCTCAACTCCGCGGTCTGGCAGATCGTGCTCGGTGGCTCGCTCGGTCTCGGGCTCGGGCCCATGCCGCAACTCGGCATGCGCGGCGTCGCCGCCGGCGCGCTGATCGCCTACTCCATGAACATCTGCGTGATGGGTTGGTATCTATTTTCGGGCCGCGCGCGGGTCGTCCCAAAACTGCGCGGCCTGCGCATCCAATGGGCGATGTTCTTCGACATCCTGAAGGTCGGCGCGATCGCCTGCTTCTCGCCGCTGCAATCGGTGCTGACGATCTCGATCTTCACCCACATGCTGGCGAAGTTCGGCACCGCGATCCTGGCCGGCTACGGTATCGGCGCGCGGCTCGAATTCCTGCTGACCTCGATCGCATTCTCGTTCGGCATCGCGTCGGTGCCAATGATCGGCATGGCGGTGGGCGCCGGTCGCATCGCCCGCGCGCGGCGCGTCGCCTGGATCGCAGGCGCGAGTGCTTTTGTTGCCGTTGGTGCGCCGGCCTGCCTCGTCGCGCTGTTCCCCGACCTCTGGGTCAACATCTTCACCGACAGCGCCACGGTGCGCGCGACCAGCCACCAATATCTCTCGACGGTGGCGCCGTTCTACGCCTTCATCGGCCTCGCCTCGACGATGTACTTCTCGTCGCAAGGCGCGGCCAAGGTGATCGGCCCGGTGCTGGCGCAGACCGCGCGACTGATCTACATCGCGAGCTGCGGCTGGTGGCTGTCGACGCACGATGCGACGGCGCAAAACTTCTTCTGGCTCGCCGCGAGCTCGATGGTCGTGCTCGGCCTGCTGTCATGCTCCAGCGTGGTGCTGACACGCTGGGGGCCGCGGGAGACGAAGCCGGCGGTCCGTCCGGCGCTTTCAGTTGCGGACTAGCGATGCCTGTGGCGGCGACGGCCACCGCCGCCGACATTGGCGAGCCGCATCAATTGCGGGATCATCGCCATCATGTCGCCGCCGCCGGCGCCGCCGAGCATGCCCATGATATCGCCGCCGCCCATGCCGCCAATCCCGGTCGGGATGTTGCCGCCGCCCATCGGCGCATAGCCACCGTAATTGCCGCCGGCGAGGCCGCCCATACCGCCGCCGCCATTTTCCATCATGCGGCTCATCATCGGGCCCATGGTCTGCATCAGCATGGCGAAGCGGCGCTTGCCCATCTTCGCCTTCATCATCTCCAGCATCGGCGCCATCTGGGTAATTATGTCCTCGCCGCCGGCACCACCGAGGCCCGCGAACTGCGCCTTGGCCGGTACGCTCGAAATCGAAAACAGCAGCAGCACGGCGGCTGCCTGGCAGATCACCTTGTCCGCACCTCTCATGGCATGCTCCTCGCGTGCGTGGCGCCGCCGGAGGAGCGACGCCAACCGGACGCACGCGGCCACGGTTACGGCCGATGGGGGCAGCGCTCTGTGAGAAAGATCACGAAGGAGGCGGGAAGGCCCTGTGCAGCGCAATCACGGCCGACTTCGTCTGCTCTTGCACATAAGCCGCAAGCTCGTTCGGCAGCATGTCGATGATCCAGACCAGGTGGCATTTCGCTTCGCCGTCGGCGATCACCTGCACCGAGGCGCTGTAATGCGTCAGCCGCTCGTTGTTGATCGCGTAGACCAGCCGCTGCCGCGCGTCGTCGCAATCGACCAGGATTTCGCGCGCCACCGAGCCATTGGCGAAGGTGACGATGCGTGCGTCGCCGTCGAGCTGGCATGCGGTGACGAAGCCCGGCACCAGCCGCTGATGCAGCGCGCCGAAATCCCGCACCGCGTCCCAGACGTCGCGGGCCGGGGCGGGGAGGGAGACGTCGTTGTGGATGGAGGCCATGAAGGTATCCTTGATTAGGTCAGGTCGTCACCACAAGCACCGCGGGCTCCTCGCAATGACGGAGTCGGCGGCTAAAGCTTACGTACAAACCGCCTCGACATTGTTGCCGTCGGGATCGATCAAAAACGCCGCAAAATACGTCGGGCTGTAATCCTTGCGTGGCCCGGCACCGCCATTGTCATGGCCGCCGCTCTTCAGCCCCTCGCTGTGAAACGCCCTCACCGCGTCGTGGTCCTTGGCGCGAAACGCGATGTGCGCGCCGTCCGCCTTGCGGCCCTTGTTGAGATGCAGCCAGAGCGCCGGCTCGCCCTTCGGGCCGAAGCCGGAATAGCCGTCGCCGCTCGAGCACAGGACGTAACCGAGCGGCGCCAGCGCCGCGGTGTAGAAACGCGTGGCAGCGTCGAGGTCGCCAACACGCAATCCGATATGGTCATACATGGTCGTCTCCGTTGCAAAGCGCACCACGCGAGGCGCGCGCCGGAGCCGACCCTACTCAGTTGAGGGCGGGCTGCTCTTGGAGAATCTTGCGCTCGCCCTTCGAGGCCTGCCGGAACTTCGTTGGCGACATGCCGGCGGCGCGGTGGAAGGTGCGGACGAAGTTGGAGAGGTCGCCGAAGCCGACGTCATAGGCGACGTCGGTGACCGCGATGTCGTCGTCAGTGAGCAGGCGCGCGGCGTGTCGCAGCCGTGAGCGCACCAGATATTGATGCGGGGTGACGCCGAGCACGTTGGAAAACAGCCGCAGGAAATGGAACGGGCTCAAACCCGCCAGACGTGCGGCCTGTTCAAGGTCGATCTCGGCGTGCGAATTGTCGTCGATCCACAACGCGGCCTCGACCGCGCGGCGGCGGTCGCGCGCCGTCGGCATAGCTGGCTTGCGCGGCTTGCCCGAGACCACATCGACGAAGCGGCTCGCGAAGATCTGACCGACCTCGTCGAGACCCAGATCGCTGTTGCCATCTGCCGCCGTCTGGGCGAGCTCGCCCAGCACCATCAGCTCGGGCAGCGGCGGCGTCGCGCCGACCTGCCACGTCTCGCGCCGCCCGCCGAGCGCCTCGACCAGGTCCTCGCTGAGGAAGAACGACAGGCAGACGTCGCCGCAGACATGCTCATGCGTGCAGGTGTATTCGTCGCCGGGCGCGCCGACCAGCAGCGAGCCCGCCACCAGCTCGAAGAAGCCGGCGCGGCAATGGCAGCCAAAGCTGCCCGAGCGGACATAGGCGATGGAATGACCGCTGCGGCACTCGGCAAACGGCTTGTCGCCGGGGCCCGCGTCGCAGCGAAACTCGGAGACCGTCATCGCTTGTGACGTCAGCAGCGTGGTCGCATCCATCCCGGATATTTAGGCATGATCCGGAGAAGTGTGTAGCGGTTCTCCGAAAAGATCATGCACAAAAATACAAGGCTAGAGCGCGATCTTGATCGCGCTCTAGCCCGAGCGCGGCGGGGCAACGGGCAGCAGCACCTCGAACAGCGTCTTGCTGGCGATCGGATGGGCGCCCTCGAGCGCCAGCAGCCGCCGCTTGGAGATCACCCCGCCGTAAGGCGAGATCCGGTCGGCATAGCCGCCGGCCTCCAGCGCCCGGTGGCAAGGCACGATGATCATGTAGGGATTTCGCGAGATCGCCTGCGCCACCGAATGTGCGGCGCCGGATGCGCCTAGCGCCTTGGCGATGTCGTGATCGGTGCGCGTCTCCCCACGCGGGATGGTGCAGGCATATTCGTAGACCCGCCGGTTGAAGGCGGGCACGTCGCCGGCGTCGAGGCTGACGCCGGAGAAATCGGGATCGCTGCCCTGCAGCAAGGTGACGATGCCCTCGATCGCCAGCTCGGTGTTGAGCGGCACCGCCTGCTCGCGCGCCTCGGGATGGGCTTGAAAAATCCGGCGGCGGGTGTCGATCTCCCGCGCTTCGGGCAATTGCACGGCCACCACGCCGGTGCTGCTCCAGATGATGCCGCAGCGCCCTATCGTCGTGTCGAATATCGCGTAGCCACGCCCCACCATGCACACGCCCCACTCAGTGCACGTCTCTCCCCAGACATGAGATCATAACACCGCCACAATTCGGCGCACCTGGAATCTTACCGAGACGTTAATAACCGTCCGGCCTGACGCGCCAAAGCGCTTGGCGCCGGACACCGTCTCGGCTAATCAGGACGGGCGCAGGACACGCGCTCCGCGGGCGTAGTTCAATGGTAGAACGGCAGCTTCCCAAGCTGCATACGAGGGTTCGATTCCCTTCGCCCGCTCCAAGTATTTGAATCTTGCTACGTAGCGAATGTGCTAGACTGGGTTCATGGTCAGAACGCTCGAACAAGCCATTGCGCAAATTTCCCGCCTGCCGGACGCCGATCAGGAAGAGATCGGTCGGAAATTGCTCTCGCATATCGAAAGGCTCAACGCGCTTCGTACTGAAATAGACAGGGGCATCCATTCGCTTGATGCGGGCAGGGGCGACACCCTGAATATAGAAGATTTTCTTCGCGAGAAGAATTCGCGACGTGGCGGAGCATAAGCCTCCGGTTATTTGGTCGCCGGAAGCTCTCGACGATGTCGACCGCCTTTGGGACCACTACACCAAAGCGGCTGGAGCTGGAACGGCTGACAGAATCCTGCGCGAGATCGCGAAGGCCGTCGCGGTCATTGACGACTTTCCCTTCGCCGGTCGGGCACGCGACGAAATCCGGACCGGTCTGCGTTCGCTGGCGGCTGCTCCACAGATTGTGTTCTATCGGTTGAAGGATGATCGGCCCGAGATCGTGCGGGTGCTGGATGGCAGGCAGGATATCGAGGCGATTTTTTTCGATGACGAGGGCAGCTAGCGGAGCGTCCGGCTGGCTACCAGAGATCGCATTTCCATTTGATCTGCCCAATCGCGTGCTCGCGCGCCACGCAAAGATTCCAATATATTAGCCCCTCGCTCCCGGCACGCGCCGCTCCTCCGGCCTAAGCTCTTCCCGCCCGGCGGATGCGGTCCACGTGCCGGGCGATGCTCGGATCAGAGGCCATGGACCAGCAAAAACTCGACAGGGCGATCGGTCGCCGCTTGAAGATTCTGAGGACGCAGGCCGGCATGACCTTGAACGAACTCGCTAGCCGCTCCGGCGTCAGCCGGGCCATGATCGGGCGGGTGGAGCGGGCGCAGAGCAGTGCCACGGCGGCGCTGCTCAACAAGCTCTGCGCGGCGCTCGACGTCTCGCTCAGCGACGTGGTCGCGCTCTCGGAGAAGCCGCCGGAGCGGCTGACGCGGCTCGCCGACCAGCCGCAATGGCGCGATCCCGACAGCGGCTACCGGCGGCGTCACGCCTCGCCGGCCGATGCGGCAAGCGGTATCGAGATCATCGTCGTCGATCTGCCGGCCGGCGCGCGCGTGTCCTACAGCCCCTGGGGCCGCAACGCCTTCACCCAGCAACTCCTGATGCTGGAGGGGGCGGTCTGCGTGCATATCGACGCCAAGACGGTGCGCCTGCGCGACGGCGACTGTCTCGATTTCGACGTGATGCGCGCGGTGACCTTCG
This portion of the Bradyrhizobium diazoefficiens genome encodes:
- a CDS encoding 2'-deoxycytidine 5'-triphosphate deaminase, producing MRLPPDEDPRLSFTIAADANGILPDRMIAAMAEAGLILPAYDFVESQIQPASLDLRLGDIAYRVRASFLPGPGATVAERIDQLKLHEFSLADGAVLETNCVYIVPLLESLALPPEIVAAANPKSSTGRLDVFTRVIADGTRRFDMIGAGYHGPLYAEISPKTFPVLVREGSRLSQVRFRTGDAILNADELDALHGAERLVDIDDADLAGGVAVSVDLSGEKGSGFVGYRAKRHTGVVDVDRRSGYAVEDFWEPISARPDGSLILDPGEFYILASKEAVQVPPDYAAEMVPFDPLVGEFRVHYAGFFDPGFGYAGAGGQGARAVLEVRSREVPFILEHGQIVGRLVYEKMLARPDAMYGQRIGSNYQAQGLKLSKHFRV
- a CDS encoding MATE family efflux transporter, which codes for MTDIAEIPVDEQERPLPPPPRPARSALTDGPILRTLLSLAWPNVVALSAGTCVVIAETSYIGRLGVEALAAIALVFPTVILTMTMSGGAMGGAVASAIARALGAGDRERAGTLAAHALLIGITFGLVFMLGMLIFGPQVLTMLGGRGDVLAHAIAYTQVFFGGAVLPWLLNTMAGVLRGTGNMKLPSLLILNSAVWQIVLGGSLGLGLGPMPQLGMRGVAAGALIAYSMNICVMGWYLFSGRARVVPKLRGLRIQWAMFFDILKVGAIACFSPLQSVLTISIFTHMLAKFGTAILAGYGIGARLEFLLTSIAFSFGIASVPMIGMAVGAGRIARARRVAWIAGASAFVAVGAPACLVALFPDLWVNIFTDSATVRATSHQYLSTVAPFYAFIGLASTMYFSSQGAAKVIGPVLAQTARLIYIASCGWWLSTHDATAQNFFWLAASSMVVLGLLSCSSVVLTRWGPRETKPAVRPALSVAD
- a CDS encoding SRPBCC family protein, translating into MASIHNDVSLPAPARDVWDAVRDFGALHQRLVPGFVTACQLDGDARIVTFANGSVAREILVDCDDARQRLVYAINNERLTHYSASVQVIADGEAKCHLVWIIDMLPNELAAYVQEQTKSAVIALHRAFPPPS
- a CDS encoding VOC family protein, which translates into the protein MYDHIGLRVGDLDAATRFYTAALAPLGYVLCSSGDGYSGFGPKGEPALWLHLNKGRKADGAHIAFRAKDHDAVRAFHSEGLKSGGHDNGGAGPRKDYSPTYFAAFLIDPDGNNVEAVCT
- a CDS encoding helix-turn-helix transcriptional regulator, coding for MDATTLLTSQAMTVSEFRCDAGPGDKPFAECRSGHSIAYVRSGSFGCHCRAGFFELVAGSLLVGAPGDEYTCTHEHVCGDVCLSFFLSEDLVEALGGRRETWQVGATPPLPELMVLGELAQTAADGNSDLGLDEVGQIFASRFVDVVSGKPRKPAMPTARDRRRAVEAALWIDDNSHAEIDLEQAARLAGLSPFHFLRLFSNVLGVTPHQYLVRSRLRHAARLLTDDDIAVTDVAYDVGFGDLSNFVRTFHRAAGMSPTKFRQASKGERKILQEQPALN
- a CDS encoding methylated-DNA--[protein]-cysteine S-methyltransferase; this encodes MVGRGYAIFDTTIGRCGIIWSSTGVVAVQLPEAREIDTRRRIFQAHPEAREQAVPLNTELAIEGIVTLLQGSDPDFSGVSLDAGDVPAFNRRVYEYACTIPRGETRTDHDIAKALGASGAAHSVAQAISRNPYMIIVPCHRALEAGGYADRISPYGGVISKRRLLALEGAHPIASKTLFEVLLPVAPPRSG
- a CDS encoding type II toxin-antitoxin system RelE/ParE family toxin; this translates as MAEHKPPVIWSPEALDDVDRLWDHYTKAAGAGTADRILREIAKAVAVIDDFPFAGRARDEIRTGLRSLAAAPQIVFYRLKDDRPEIVRVLDGRQDIEAIFFDDEGS
- a CDS encoding helix-turn-helix domain-containing protein is translated as MDQQKLDRAIGRRLKILRTQAGMTLNELASRSGVSRAMIGRVERAQSSATAALLNKLCAALDVSLSDVVALSEKPPERLTRLADQPQWRDPDSGYRRRHASPADAASGIEIIVVDLPAGARVSYSPWGRNAFTQQLLMLEGAVCVHIDAKTVRLRDGDCLDFDVMRAVTFENETKQDARYVIIIRRGASYGKM